Within Fusarium fujikuroi IMI 58289 draft genome, chromosome FFUJ_chr08, the genomic segment GGAATCACCATCACTGGTGCATCCGGCCATGTCATTGATGGCAACGGCCAGGCGTACTGGGATGGCCAAGGTTCAAACAACCAGGACAACCCAAAGTATTTCCCCCAAAACTACCTGCTGCAGAGGCTGTACTAACCATGTAAAGGCCCGACCACTTCATCgttgtcaagaagaccacCGGCAACTCAAAGATCACAAACCTAAACATACAGAACTGGCCCGTTCACTGCTTCGATATCACAGGCAGTTCGGATTTGACCATCTCAGGGCTCATCCTTGATAACAGAGCTGGCGACAAGCCTAATGCCAAGAGCGGTGGCTTGCCCGCTGCGCACAACAGCGACGGTTTCGACATCTCGTCCAGTGACCACGTTACGCTGGATAATAACTATGTTTATAACCAGGATGATTGTGTTGCTGTTACTTCGGGTACCAACATTATCGTTTCAAACATGTATTGCTCCGGCGGCCACGGTCTTAGTATAGGATCTGTTGGCGGCAAGAGCAATAACGTCGTTGATGGTGTTCAGTTCTTGAACTCGCAGATTGTGAACAGCGAGAATGGATGCCGCATCAAGTCCAACTCTGGCACAACTGGAACAGTAAGTAAACAACAAGGCAACACATCTGTAAACTAACTGACCATTAGATCAACAACGTTACCTACCAAAACATCGCTCTTACCAACATCAGCAAGTACGGTGTCGATGTCCAGCAGGACTATCTCAACGGCGGCCCTACTGGAAAACCCACCAACGGCGTCAAgatcagcaacatcaagTTCACCAAGGTCACTGGCACTGTGGCTAGCTCTGCCCAGAATTGGTATATCCTCTGTGGTGATGGTAGCTGCTCTGGATTCACCTTCTCAGGAAACGCTATCACTGGCGGTGGAAAGACTAGCAGCTGCAACTATCCTACCAACACTTGCCCTAGCTAGGTCTAAGTGGGAAGTTTATCACGGGTTGTCACTAAGCTTGACTCCAGCCATATAGTGTGTTACTGTTGCTGTATCGGGCTGCAGGTCTACAGTGATGTTTGTCTGATAGTAATCGGACGTTTATTTgagtaatatatttatctatcgACTTATTTCATTTGCTCTGACACATAGTCACCGAACTGTGATTCGTTTAAAAGGAATTAGTATCCATTATCATATCTGTATTGTATTTGCCTGTGGATAAGATTAAATAGCATCAACAATATGTATTAACTGTTGATGCTATTCAAAAGCAATGCAAGATGTTCAGAGCTCAAGTGACAAGCTCCACAAGTCTTGAAATTTGCTTTCTGCTTAGCAGATCGATACTGAGAACAATCAAGTTAACCATGAACACGCTCTATTCGACGGTTCTTCAGAAGAAATAAGCCTTTCGATCATGGCAAGGTAACCTTCTGAAAGACCAATGATCCATGTCAGAATATCTGGTATGACTTCACGCAGGAAGGATAAGAATGAAATTAGAGCCGGGGTAGTAAAGCGACCACCATAGAGTCCAAAGACCATAAGTGTCCAAAGGCCATTTAAAAAGAGAACACAGATGAGAATACAGAGAGTCGCATCAGTGAGCAGCCAAAGAAGACATGACAGGATACTGGCAGCTTGACCCTCGCCAAAAAGTAGCTCCAGCATAGCCTCACACCAATCACCCTGCCGCTCGCGAAGAAACGAACGTACCTGAAAAGTCAGAAAAGTCATTACGATGAAAGCGGGGGTCTTGCGATAGTTGAAGGCCCCGACCATGAATCCTGGAGGTAGAAGCATGTTGAGATGGGAGGTAATGGCGATTCTGTAATGAATAGAGctctgttgatgttggtgagggTAGGGTTGTTCTTGCTGTTGGGCTTGACTGTGGTGTCTGATGGTGCTGGTCAGATCTGGGACTTCATTGGCCTTTATATACTCCTTCATAACACGGCGAGCGCGTTTTTCAGATGCTATATCTCAATTTGGCGAGAACTATCTTAGCTGAGTACATTAGCGGAACAAAGTTTTAGTTGCATGCTCACTTATTATGTTAACGGCAATACCATCATATCGTATTTCTAAGTTCCGGCTTCCAACTCCAGCGAAGGATTGATCACCGCATAGGATTGCAACTTCGATGCTCGTACCGAGAATGCAAAAGAATAGCCAAAAATATGCAGTCCTTCTGTTTTACAGGTTAAGTAGGCCTCGGGGACTAACATATACACTTAGTAAGAAGTCTCctaaattaaagattaagTTGCCTAACTCTTTCATCACTTAGGATATTGGTCTTGGCCCTTTTCACTCATTTTACAGTAAAATGACTCAGTTCACATAATCTATTGTGTCGACATATTGATCTCACTCAGCAGTCATTGTTCGTAGGATGTCCGTTCAGGCTCAACCGATGCGTTTTGACTAACTTTATAGTCAGTACCCACAGTTCAGCATGACTCCAGTCAATCGTATCATCTGAAGCTTTCAGACTCGATCTCGCAGGCAGCATGGCCAGTCCATGGGTAGTCGTTCAATGTTGACCTTACTATGCGACGTGTCCTTCAACACCGTTAAACGGCTTGATGTAGGCCTAAGGCTTAATTAATGCTAAAGAGCTATCTGCTACGTTCTGGGTCTGAAAAGCTTGACCCGAACCCACATTATCGACTGGTACTTTATACAAACTAGAATGGTGTGATTTGGCTACTGGCAGACTTGAGGCGTGGCTTTTCACGGTTCATTCTAACAGAGTCTCGCAGTGCTTTGCCAGTGTTTAGGCGATTGATTCAAGGATTGTTGGAATTAATGGAGTGAACTGTGTAACAGTGTCACATTCCTTACGACTTCAACGCCTGAAACGTTTAAATACAGTGCCGACTGCCAGCAAGAAACTCTCTCATTTCATCTTCCCAACAACCACCAATCTCACAGAAGGGCGAGTAGCCATTCTCAAAAATAAAACAATATTTTTCGCCCAGAAAGGCTCTACACGACATTAATAGCTCGCCACTATCTCAACACAATCGCGACCATGCAGTCATATCTCAACAAGCTCGACGAGCTACAAATTGGACTTCAAGCCCTAACCAAGGACTTGAAGTCGCGGGACGTGGATCAAGTCACTGAGCTTGTCAACCTACTCATGAAAGACATGAAGAGTATCGCATCTGCATTTCAAGACCCGAATTCTAAGGAACTCAGCGATTCCAATCTTCTCACAAAGCACcacaagcttcttcagctgaCGGAGTTTGACGCCAAGCTTGCATACTCAGAAGTGGATCGTGACGAGGCTTTTAAATATCCTTGGATGACAGTCAGCAACTGCGAGCAGCGCTTCAAGATGCTAGACCTCTCCATTCAGTATTTTGCTGACCACATGAAAGATGCTGGACCCGGCATGCGCGCCTGTCTCCCACCATTCACAAACCTTGTTGCAGAATTCAAAGGCACTGTGATGGAATATCTCAAGCTTCGCCACCGTCGTATTGCTATGCGGCTTGATCCAGCGGCCGAAGTCCAGGCGGACTATCCAGATACGTAGCACTTGGACAAGGAAGAGGTACTGAGCTATGTTTCTCGTCCGTTCTCGCTGGAGTTCATTCGCAATTGCCTTCATCAATACTACCAAAAGACACTCCAGCGTCGAGCTATTTCCATCAAGCTCACCTGGGACAGTAACAAGGAGGAGTGGGCTGCAAAGAAACAGCAATGGGTTGACGCGCTGACGCCGGAATGGGAGAGCGGTGCTATTCAGGTCATCATGATCGAACCCAAGAAGCTGCTCAACTCTCCTTGGAGCGCCAGCAAGCAGTACGACGAGGAGAGCGACCGCCCTAcccatcctcttcttcagtggTGCAAGCTTGATTTGATGGACCGTGAAGAGGGTGTTTTGTATTGGAGTCTTGGAGGTGTTGTTGCTTGGAGATTTTGTGGGGAGGACGAGTGGATGGATCGTTATGGCCATGTCATTGACGAATGCGAGTGCAAATGAGTAGCTAAGGGTGTCTCCATGATGGGATAGGGGAGATTCACCGAGAGTGACTGATGAGTGCGACATCATATAATAGAAATGGACTGGTATGGAGGAAGATCATGTACACAAGGCGCTGGTCACATATATCATGTCATGGAATGAAGATTGTTCTTAAACTTTGGTTTACTGAATGCAACTGAATGGATTTACCGAGAGGGCACACGGCGGGAGCTCAGGCCTTTGAATGGTCGTGAGATATAAATGTGCTATTGGCGCCTTCAACCTAAAGGCTGGGCGAGAAGGACATCGCAGTAATAACAAAAACTTCAAAGCCAGTCATCACCCAAGTCATTGATTTCTTGCGATTCGGTTTGTTATTGGCCACCTTTGCTAACTAGCATCCTAACCTCGCCAACATCCTGATCGCAACATGTTTTATTGGGCATCCACATTTATGCCGTTTAACCTTGAAGGCAGAGAAAATCGGGCTTCATGCCAGTTCTTGGACGCTTAGAAGAGATGAGAGCCATTGCGTCATCTGAAATGTCGCCTCCAGAAGATGTCCCCCGAAGTGGAATAGCAACAACATGAATCCCCATATCATCTTCGCTTCTCGATCTCCCGTTCCTGATCCCCCAGAGCCTCCGCCGGGATTATATGGGGATACATGATCTCAGCCAGTCTCGCGGACTCCATCTGCAAGTCGAGTCGATCAATCTTTCGACGCAAATTGAGtcgcatcaccatcatctgaTGCATTTGATGGCATAGGTCATCAACTTGGCCATAACATTGCTCCATCTCTCGTGATAGGTCACGAATCTTTTTTTTCATCCCAAAAACCGGTTCCATATCGTCGGGACCGAACTCCCTGCTCAAGTCGTAGACCAACTTATCGAGGGCTTTGTCGATCTGAAGGCGGCGTGCGTAGATCTTTCCGATTTGAGTGAAAGCTGCCTGGCGGCGTCGTTCGAGGACGTCGATCTGCTGTTTCATATTCTCTTGCTCACGGCGAGGAATAAGCTCAGCCGCCTTGAAGGCTCTGTGGCCAAGAGGTGGGAGCTCGTCGGTGAATGGGTCCTGTAGATAAATCAGAGGTTGGTTGGTGTGTTATCGAGTTGGGGGCGCTTACACAAACAGGGGAGACTGGCTCGGCTTTGCCATTTTGCAGGAGCTTGTAAGTGATCCAAGTGAGGGCAAGGAGAGCAAGGGCCGAAAGGATCATTTCGATCCCGACTGGTGACTCAATTGAAATTGTCGTGGCCATTATGAATGGGAAGATGATTATGTCCGACGCGAGGGATGAAGCTGTTTTTGGTGAAAGTAGATGAAGGCAGATGAagtttttgtttttgaagGTAGGAAGTtgttgtgatggtgaagaaggaagaaagaagaaagcaagaCGAAAGGTTGGTTGTTATTTAACGTGGCCGGTGTGACGGAGCAACATGAACCATCTGCCACTGGCAGCATAACGTCTAGTCAAACGTGCCTTGGCGGCTACCTGGACGCGtcccaaggtcaaggtgTTATTGGCCAAACTATTAATCCAGTTCTAGCAGTGACTGAAGTGAGAGGGTTCTAGTCGACTACCTCTGCACTATGACACTAATGCGCGCGGGTGGTACGTTTGCTGGGCGCTGGAGTTCCAAATGCCACATCAACTCTGGAAGCCGCAGCACAACGGTTTCGTAATAGGATACAGTGTCTTTATGATGTACTGTTTgaaaatttataataaaactACAGACTGGGGTTGTATTTCAAAATAATGTTCATCGAAGGCGACCCACTCTCGACTTGGACTTATTCATATGAGTTGAATGAATGTTTGGTGACTGGAGTTGCAGTCGCGGAAGAGCTACGTGCTGTCTGTAAAAATTAAAATGTTTTATTGAGAGATTTACCTTGCAATTTTTTATCCGCCATAGGCACTGTCATGATGGGCCCTTCCTCCGCGGTGGCCATCACCCCTGACGTAGTGTTCACAACTGTACTAAGTCACAGCAGGGAGATCATAGCAGTCGATCAATTCTTATGTGATCTTCGCGACGCGGTACAATATAAATCCCGTGGCGCAGCGCCTTGTTGCGTTTGAGCTTAAGCGTTGGCCAGTGTCAGCCAAAGGCTGTGATCCAGGCTACCAGAAACCAACGGGTATAGCATTAGTGCAATTGAGGAAAGTGACATTTTTAAGTGGCAAGACAGCTTCTACTCGTCAAACGGGAGCAAGTGGAACGGAGAATTGATTAAGACTGGTTTTGTTACGAATTGTACGTGAGGCATTACAGAATAGCAGCAAAGTAATTGAGCCAGAATACGATGTCACGACCAATGTCGTGACCCTCCTACCACTTCCCTAAATCCCAGTCCATCACTCCCATTCTCACAGTGCAGCCTCTCACAGCACGATTGCAAGCGCACCAACAACTCCAGCAACAACGCCAGCAGTCCCAACCATCAATCCAGCCCCAGCATTGCCCACATCGACAGTCGCCGAAGGAGCACTTCCGGTAGCAGTCCCATTAGATTTGCTGATCGGAACGGCATAATAGTCAATGCCGTTGCTGCGTGTAATCGTCGACACAACCGTGTATTCAGTGGTTTCGGGAGGGTGTGAAGTAATCTCGGTGGTCTCGGGGGCAGCAGCGGTTGCGGCAGGGGTAGAAGTGATCTCTGGCTGAGCTGCGATAGGGAGAGCCAAGAGAAGAGCTGCGAGGGCGATTGATCGTGCCATTTTGTTTTTCTATTGGGTTGAACGAGTGACGTTTGATGAACGGATTTTAAAGAGAGACCTTTTGAAAAGCTATATTTGAACGAGAATGTAAGTGTCGAGTGTATATGCTTCTATGGGTAATCATCAGTATTTGAACTCTTGAGCCCTTGCATCGGCCATAATGCGGTGTATCATTCAGCCAAACTCAGACATTTATACGATACAGGATTGGAAATATTGTTCCACTCTGATCCTTCAGACTATTAATAGCGGTAATAAAATGAATTGTTTTAAGCGATGGCCTGTCTATTCCCGTTCAAGACAATGCCAAGAACTCTAGTCCAAGCGAGGAGATCCTCCTTAACAAAAGTTCTTGACCCACACATTGATCATCACAAATACCCTATACCCAGGTTTTCATGGTTGAAATAATGTACCTTGCCCGACTCTCAGGCCTTGATAATGTTGACTACATCTCTCTATTCTGGTGTATAGAGCGGTATGGCAAGCATGATGTATTTTAACACTTAATATAGAGCAGCGTCTTACAGACGAAGTTTGCTGCATACAGAACACTGCGGTTCCTGGGCCTTGTACGTGTTCTGTTGATATGTGAATGGTGGTATATGTTCTTGAAGAGATGGTTAAAATGGACAAAGAACAGAATCGATGGTCTTACCGAACAATAACTCATTTGGGAATGTGGGCACACCTTTGTCTACTGTATGCCATGTTTGCGATTCGAGAAACTGTATAAAACGCATCTGCAGGACCAAATGACGATGCACTAAAGTACAAGACGTCAATAGAATTGATATTTGAATAATACATCAGGTTCAAAATCGCTACTGCTTATTCTTATACAATATGGCCGCCAATCAAGATGACCAAGAGTACGAAATAGAGCGCTTCATACGCCACCGAGTCAACAGAAATAAAAAGACAGTTCAGTTTCTCGTCAAGTGGAAAGGCTACGACGAACCAACATGGGAACCCGAGGCTCTCCTGAAGAAACCGCCAGCGAAACAGTGTATCGGTACTGGCGCCAATACGGTGGCCGTGGTCATGCTACGTATCTACGACACTACCACGTTTTCAAGGTTCTTGCTAGAGtcttgaagaagggcaaatGGTATTACCACTGCCAGTGGGTGGGATACTCGGACACGCGTCAGGATACAACGTTGGAGCCTCCAAAAAAGGTAATGAGGATTGCCAAGGATGTGCTTGCTGAGTTTGAGGCTAGTCGAGTGGCTGGTAACCAGAACAATCTGGCGGCGAATCCTTAGAGCAAAATTGGGACAGAACTTGGGTTACTTGGAGGTGAGTTAACCAAGGAGGAAATGGTTTAGGCAGTTGAGAGATACAATAGATAACTTGAAGGAGGTTTATAGCGTTTGAACATGTAACCAAGCCTCGATCATGCTAGAGAAGAGAACAATTGGTTTTGCGATGCCGTAGTGAGCTTTGAGTGAAATGAGAAAGTAGCAATTTGCAGCGTGGCCGTCACATCAAGACTCACCGTGAGCCAGGTTTACTAAAGGCCATTCACAGCAACAGTTATTGTAGGCTTGACTTATGTAAGTCTTCTTCGATTGGTGACAGTGGCATATTGTTGGGGAGATGTTCCGATGGTCTAAGAGTAGAAAAATGATCTTACTGACTGGCGATTTACCACTGGAGCATGGCCTCTTT encodes:
- a CDS encoding probable PGU1-Endo-polygalacturonase — its product is MVRNIAIAALLPAAWALPSSSLQERDACTVTDYSGLATAVSSCTNIVLAGFQVPTGKQLDLSKLKAGTTVTFEGKTTFATTADNDFDPIVISGSGITITGASGHVIDGNGQAYWDGQGSNNQDNPKPDHFIVVKKTTGNSKITNLNIQNWPVHCFDITGSSDLTISGLILDNRAGDKPNAKSGGLPAAHNSDGFDISSSDHVTLDNNYVYNQDDCVAVTSGTNIIVSNMYCSGGHGLSIGSVGGKSNNVVDGVQFLNSQIVNSENGCRIKSNSGTTGTINNVTYQNIALTNISKYGVDVQQDYLNGGPTGKPTNGVKISNIKFTKVTGTVASSAQNWYILCGDGSCSGFTFSGNAITGGGKTSSCNYPTNTCPS